The following proteins come from a genomic window of Salinicoccus sp. RF5:
- the tmk gene encoding dTMP kinase — protein sequence MSHFITFEGPEGSGKTTLIARIFEHLSKSHEVIMTREPGGIGISEMIREILLAKGNDMDERTEALLFAASRRQHLMEKVLPALEAGKIVLCDRFIDSSIAYQGYARHIGAEAVMSINRFAIEDHMPDLTIYLKLDPEIGLERISSNNREHNRLDAEEIDFHKNVVMGYNELSENFPERIKTVDASQSPDKVMEDAIEVINQYLNQEVNQS from the coding sequence ATGAGCCATTTCATAACATTTGAAGGGCCGGAAGGGTCGGGAAAGACGACGCTCATCGCCCGGATTTTCGAACATCTTTCCAAATCGCATGAAGTGATCATGACGCGTGAACCTGGTGGCATAGGGATCAGCGAAATGATCAGGGAAATCCTTTTGGCCAAAGGGAATGATATGGATGAAAGGACTGAGGCATTGCTTTTTGCTGCGTCCAGACGCCAACATCTGATGGAGAAGGTCCTTCCTGCACTGGAAGCAGGCAAGATCGTCCTGTGTGACCGCTTTATAGACAGCTCCATTGCCTATCAAGGTTATGCACGGCATATTGGCGCCGAGGCAGTAATGTCCATCAATCGTTTTGCGATAGAAGACCATATGCCGGATTTGACCATTTATCTGAAGCTGGATCCTGAAATCGGTCTTGAGCGCATCAGCAGCAATAACCGGGAGCATAACCGGCTGGATGCCGAAGAAATAGACTTTCATAAAAATGTTGTTATGGGTTATAATGAATTATCAGAAAACTTCCCGGAACGCATTAAGACAGTAGATGCAAGCCAATCACCGGATAAGGTGATGGAAGATGCAATAGAAGTAATCAACCAATACTTGAATCAAGAGGTGAATCAGTCATGA
- a CDS encoding cyclic-di-AMP receptor, whose product MKMIIAIVQDHDSQRLADRLAKKDFRSTKLATTGGFLRAGNTTFLCGVRDERVDELLTLIDDTCGNREQTVAPVTPMGGNADSYIPYPVEVEVGGATVFVLPIEQFERF is encoded by the coding sequence ATGAAAATGATAATTGCTATTGTACAGGATCATGACAGTCAGAGGCTGGCTGATCGGTTGGCTAAAAAAGACTTCAGGAGTACAAAGCTTGCTACAACAGGTGGATTTCTGAGGGCGGGAAACACAACCTTCCTTTGTGGTGTCAGAGATGAGCGTGTGGACGAATTGCTCACACTGATTGATGATACATGTGGCAACAGGGAGCAGACAGTGGCTCCAGTCACACCAATGGGAGGAAACGCTGACTCCTATATCCCTTATCCTGTAGAGGTTGAAGTGGGCGGCGCAACAGTATTTGTACTGCCTATAGAACAATTTGAAAGATTTTAA